In the genome of Desulfobacteraceae bacterium, the window TTACGCGGCCGGCGGCATCCATGCCATGGGACGTCCGCGCTGACCGTCGCCCTGGGCCCTTTCGCGCGGTCCGAAGATAGTTAACCGGGAGCGCCCTCGCGGAACGGAGATTTCGTTTTATCCGCCGGCCGTTGCCATGGGATCACCCGGTGGCCTCGGCGCCTACGCCTACGTCCCGGCCGGCAAGCCGCACCAGCACCGCAATG includes:
- a CDS encoding cupin domain-containing protein, with translation MGSPGGLGAYAYVPAGKPHQHRNAGKEPLRFICIVPREAHVV